In one Oryza glaberrima chromosome 2, OglaRS2, whole genome shotgun sequence genomic region, the following are encoded:
- the LOC127762785 gene encoding ethylene-responsive transcription factor 1, giving the protein MCGGAIIHHLKGHPEGSRRATEGLLWPEKKKPRWGGGGRRHFGGFVEEDDEDFEADFEEFEVDSGDSDLELGEEDDDDVVEIKPAAFKRALSRDNLSTITTAGFDGPAAKSAKRKRKNQFRGIRQRPWGKWAAEIRDPRKGVRVWLGTFNSAEEAARAYDAEARRIRGKKAKVNFPEAPTTAQKRRAGSTTAKAPKSSVEQKPTVKPAFNNLANANAFVYPSANFTSNKPFVQPDNMPFVPAMNSAAPIEDPIINSDQGSNSFGCSDFGWENDTKTPDITSIAPISTIAEVDESAFIKSSTNPMVPPVMENSAVDLPDLEPYMRFLLDDGAGDSIDSLLNLDGSQDVVSNMDLWSFDDMPVSDFY; this is encoded by the exons aTGTGCGGCGGCGCCATCATCCACCACCTGAAGGGGCACCCGGAGGGGTCGCGCCGGGCGACAGAGGGGCTCCTGTGGCCCGAGAAGAAGAAGCCcaggtggggcggcggcgggaggcgccaCTTCGGGGGGTtcgtggaggaggacgacgaggactTCGAGGCCGACTTCGAGGAGTTCGAGGTGGACTCCGGGGACTCGGATTTggagctcggggaggaggacgacgatgacgtcgtCGAGATCAAGCCGGCCGCCTTCAAGAGGGCCCTCTCCAGAG ATAACTTGAGCACCATTACCACTGCCGGATTTGATGGTCCTGCTGCAAAGTCTgccaaaagaaagagaaagaaccAATTCAGGGGCATCCGCCAGCGCCCTTGGGGTAAGTGGGCTGCTGAAATCAGAGATCCTCGCAAGGGTGTTCGTGTCTGGCTTGGCACTTTCAACAGTGCTGAAGAAGCTGCAAGAGCTTATGATGCTGAAGCACGCAGGATTCGTGGCAAGAAGGCCAAGGTGAATTTTCCAGAGGCTCCAACAACTGCTCAGAAGCGTCGTGCTGGCTCCACCACTGCTAAAGCACCCAAGTCAAGTGTGGAACAGAAGCCTACTGTCAAACCAGCATTCAACAATCTTGCCAATGCAAATGCGTTTGTCTACCCATCTGCTAACTTCACTTCAAACAAGCCGTTTGTTCAGCCTGATAACATGCCATTTGTTCCTGCAATGAACTCTGCTGCTCCTATTGAGGACCCTATCATCAACTCTGACCAGGGAAGCAACTCATTTGGCTGCTCTGACTTTGGCTGGGAGAATGATACCAAGACACCAGATATTACATCAATTGCTCCCATTTCAACCATAGCTGAAGTCGATGAATCTGCATTCATTAAGAGCAGTACCAACCCAATGGTCCCTCCTGTTATGGAGAACAGTGCTGTTGATCTGCCTGATTTAGAACCCTACATGAGGTTCCTTCTGGATGATGGTGCTGGTGACTCAATTGATAGCCTTCTCAACCTGGATGGATCACAGGATGTTGTCAGCAACATGGACCTCTGGAGCTTTGATGACATGCCCGTTAGCGATTTCTATTGA
- the LOC127762783 gene encoding phosphoinositide phosphatase SAC3-like, whose amino-acid sequence MATAAAAVAVEQEAACLQSFELYESESRFYIFGTNTGKTHWRLLKINRSEPSDLDLHECCTVYTQSEYHELLKNLDEDHRLTGGVKFVTKFYGIIGFIKFVGPFYMLIITEQRKIGEIFDHPVYQVTKTSMVELANSKTRSRFLNSKDENRYKKILNTLDLRKDFFFSYSYHIMRSLQKNLSDPQEGWNIYESTFVWNEFLTQGIRNFLGSTLWTVALVYGFFKQDKISISGKDIMFTLIARRSRHFAGTRYLKRGVNEKGRVANDVETEQIVYGAGPRPTEVSSVVQNRGSIPLFWSQETSKMNIKPDIILHQKGENYEATRLHFENLRRRYGDPIIILNLIKKRERRESILRREFDRAIRIINKSIPEENHLRFLHWDLHENSRGKPTNVLDVLLKVAFRALRLTEFFYCQLAPPTGSDTAHHWPSLLSGLDPFLCEENSNSDNTDCTEIVGDISQEDISGSSDSSCNGTTEDKAENNESPPLKPPKFQKGVLRTNCIDCLDRTNVAQYAYGLAALGHQLHVLGSVESPELGLDDPLAHHLMHFYERMGDTLAVQYSGSAAHNKIFSAKRGHLKLFIRSQEFFRTLQRHYSNTCIDANKQAAINLFLGYFQPQEGKPALWELESSSVDHIAVHARTIKRVRSDGSILYGSNTSISGCSGCHNEDKELLNAAPLDVKSGSQFPVLESDSVHGNEISLTCESEVSNLRYTPMVPQTHHVPGGVETESSIHSGDSNFLDLEWLSTSGNSSDERSIAISTPDVNLSAENVISGINSETMENQDADIYTQNLPEHFVQWVNHGDTFWY is encoded by the exons ATGGCTACTGCGGCtgctgcggtggcggtggagcaggAGGCCGCCTGCCTGCAGAGCTTCGAGCTCTACGAGAGCGAGTCG aggttttatatttttggaacTAACACTGGCAAAACACATTGGAGATTACTGAAGATTAATAGATCGGAGCCATCGGACCTTGACTTACATGAGTGTTGTACTGTGTATACTCAAAGTGAATATCATGAACTGTTAAAAAATCTTGATGAAGACCACAGGTTGACTGGTGGTGTAAAGTTTGTTACAAAATTTTATGGCATAATCG GTTTCATAAAGTTTGTTGGACCATTTTACATGTTAATTATTACTGAGCAGCGAAAAATTGGGGAGATATTTGATCATCCAGTATACCAGGTGACTAAGACTTCGATGGTCGAGTTAGCGAATTCTAAGACGCGATCCAGATTTCTAAATTCCAAGGATGAGAACAG GTACAAGAAGATACTGAATACACTTGATCTTAGAAAGGACTTCTTTTTCAGTTACTCATACCATATCATGAGAAGCCTTCAAAAGAACTTGAGTGATCCACAGGAAGGCTGGAACATATATGAGTCAACTTTTGTGTGGAATGAATTTCTCACACAAGGGATACGTAATTTTCTTGGAAGTACTTTGTGGACCGTTGCGTTGGTATATGGATTTTTTAAGCAG GATAAAATTTCAATATCCGGGAAGGACATCATGTTCACGCTCATTGCTAGACGCTCAAGGCATTTTGCTGGAACCAG ATATTTAAAGAGGGGGGTGAATGAGAAAGGCAGAGTAGCAAATGATGTTGAGACTGAGCAAATTGTTTATGGAGCTGGACCTAGGCCTACAGAAGTAAGTTCTGTTGTGCAGAACAGGGGTTCAATCCCGCTATTTTGGTCACAGGAGACATCAAAGATGAACATTAAACCTGATATTATAT TGCATCAGAAGGGCGAGAATTATGAAGCTACTAGGCTGCATTTTGAGAATCTTAGGAGAAGATATGGAGATCCTAtcattattttaaacttgattaAG AAACGTGAGAGGCGAGAGTCAATACTTCGTCGTGAATTTGATAGGGCGATAAGGATAATAAACAAGAGCATACCAGAGGAAAATCATTTGAGGTTCTTGCATTGGGATCTTCATGAAAACTCTCGAGG AAAACCTACAAATGTGCTTGATGTTCTTTTGAAAGTGGCGTTCCGTGCTCTGAGGTTGACTGAGTTCTTCTATTGTCAACTTGCACCACCTACCGGATCTGATACTGCTCATCATTGGCCTTCCCtatt GAGTGGTCTTGATCCATTTTTATGTGAAGAAAACAGCAATAGCGACAACACAGACTGTACGGAAATTGTTGGTGACATATCCCAAGAAGACATCTCTGGCAGCTCTGATTCCTCTTGCAATGGAACTACAGAGGATAAAGCTGAAAACAACGAATCACCTCCACTAAAACCACCAAAATTCCAAAAGGGTGTCTTACGGACGAACTGTATAGACTGCTTGGATCGAACAAATGTTGCCCAGTATGCCTATGGTTTAGCTGCTCTTGGACATCAGTTGCATGTGCTTGGTTCTGTAGAATCCCCAGAACTTGGTTTAGATGACCCCTTGGCTCATCATTTGATGCACTTTTATGAGAGGATGGGTGACACCCTTGCGGTGCAATACAGTGGTTCGGCTGCTCATAACAAG ATATTCTCTGCAAAGAGAGGTCATCTGAAGCTTTTTATTCGATCACAAGAGTTCTTCAGAACACTACAACGGCACTACAGCAATACCTGTATCGATGCTAACAAGCAAGCAGCCATAAACTT ATTTCTTGGCTACTTCCAACCACAGGAAGGAAAACCTGCACTCTGGGAGCTAGAGTCATCTTCAGTGGATCATATCGCTGTGCACGCACG TACAATAAAAAGAGTGAGATCAGATGGCAGCATTCTTTATGGAAGCAATACATCCATATCTGGATGTAGTGGTTGCCATAATGAAGACAAGGAGCTGTTGAATGCAGCACCGCTTGATGTTAAAAGTGGGTCACAATTTCCAGTGTTGGAATCTGATTCAGTACATGGCAATGAAATTTCATTGACCTGTGAAAGTGAGGTATCAAACTTAAG GTATACACCTATGGTACCTCAGACACATCATGTTCCAGGCGGCGTTGAAACTGAAAGTAGCATTCATTCTGGTGATTCAAACTTTCTGGATCTTGAATGGCTTTCAACTTCAGGCAACTCAAGCGATGAAAG GTCCATTGCAATTAGTACTCCAGATGTGAACCTTTCAGCGGAGAATGTTATTAGTGGCATAAATTCTGAGACCATG GAAAATCAAGATGCTGATATCTATACTCAGAATTTACCTGAGCATTTCGTGCAGTGGGTTAACCACGGAGACACTTTTTGGTATTAA